The region CTGACGGAAAAATGGACGAAAAAACATGGCTGACGCAATCAACCTGGACAGTTTTGACGTATGGGCCACCATCGTGGTGCTGGTGCTGGCCACGGCCGCCACCCGCAGCACCTTCTGGCTGGTGGGCCATCACATCACGATTCCGCGCCGCGTGAACGAGATGCTGCGCTTTGCGCCGGCCTGCGCGCTGGCGGCGATTATCGCGCCCGACCTGCTGATGGATGGCGCCCAGGTACAGCTCGACCTGTTCAATTTGAAACTGCTGTCCGGTATTGCCGCGACGATTTTTTATTTGATACGGCGCAATATGCTGCAAACCATCGTGTTCGGCATGCTGGTTTTCACCGGATTGCGCTTGTTGCATGTTTTTCAGTAAAGCGGGACAAATCAGCGAATTGCGCTGGTGCTTGCGGTAAAATAGCGCACTTCCTTCCACTCGTCATCTGGATCGCCATGTCAGCTGTTCTCAACTTCATCCGTCTGCAAGATTTGATCGACCAAAACGCCCTGCAAGGCAAGCGCGTATTCATCCGCGCCGACCTGAACGTGCCGCAAGATGACAGTGGCAAGATCACTGAAGACACCCGCATCCGCGCCTCGGTGCCGGCGATCCGCGCCGCACTGGCCGCTGGCGCCGCCGTCATGGTGACCTCGCACCTGGGCCGTCCGACCGAAGGCGAATTCAAGCCGGCCGACAGCCTGGCGCCGGTCGCGGTCCGTTTGTCGGAACTGCTGGGCCAGGCAGTGGAATTGAAACAGGACTGGATCGACGGCGCCGGCCTGGAATCCCTGGCCGCCGGCCAGGTGGTGCTGCTGGAAAACGTGCGCGTCAACAAGGGCGAAAAGAAAAACAGCGATGAACTGGCGCAAAAAATGGCCAAGCTGTGCGATATCTATGTCAACGACGCCTTCGGCACCGCCCACCGCGCCGAAGCCTCCACCCACGGCATCGCCAAGTTCGCCCCGGTCGCCTGCGCCGGCCCGCTGCTGGCCGCCGAACTGGACGCGCTGGGCAAGGCGCTGCATGCGCCGGCCAGGCCGCTGCTGGCCATCGTTGCCGGTTCCAAAGTGTCGAGCAAGCTGACCATCCTCAAGGCCTTGTCCGACAAGGTCGATAACCTGATCGTCGGGGGCGGCATCGCCAACACCTTCATGAAGGCGGTCGGCTTGAATGTAGGCAAGTCGCTGGTGGAAGCGGAACTGGTCGATGAAGCCAAGGCCATCATCGAGATCATGGCCCAGCGCGGCGCGCAAGTGCCGATTCCGGTCGACGTGGTATGCGCCAAGGAATTCTCGCCAACCGCGACGGCCACCGTCAAGGACGTGGCCGATGTGGCGGACGACGACATGATTCTCGATATCGGCCCGAAAACAGCGGCCCTGCTGGCCGAACAGATTGGCGCTGCCGGCACCATCGTCTGGAACGGTCCGGTCGGTGTATTCGAATTCGATCAGTTCGGCCATGGCACGAAAACGCTGGCGCTGGCCATTGCCGAGTCGAAAGCGTTCTCGATCGCCGGTGGTGGCGACACCCTGGCGGCGATTGCAAAATATGACATTACCGATAAAATCAGCTATATCTCGACCGGCGGCGGCGCCTTCCTGGAATTCCTGGAAGGCAAGACTTTGCCAGCAGTCGAAGTATTGGTCCAGCGCGCCGGCTAAGACAGGGCCGCTGTAAAGTAAGTACGCACCAAGCGCAGCCTGACCGCTGCGCTTTTACCTTGCCGGGGCGCAGTTTTTTAGCCTCGATATGTTCCAACCTCTTGCTCACGCACAAGGAATCCTATGCCACGCGGTACAAAAATCGTAGCAACCATCGGCCCCGCCTCCACCGACCTGGCCATTCTGGTCAAGATGATACGGGCGGGCGTCGACGTGGTGCGTTTGAATTTTTCCCATGGCAAGGCACAAGACCATATCGACCGCGCGGCGCTGGTGCGCCAGGCGGCGGCAGAATGCGGCCGCGAAGTGGCCATCATGGCCGACATGCAGGGTCCGAAG is a window of Janthinobacterium sp. J1-1 DNA encoding:
- a CDS encoding AzlD domain-containing protein, translated to MADAINLDSFDVWATIVVLVLATAATRSTFWLVGHHITIPRRVNEMLRFAPACALAAIIAPDLLMDGAQVQLDLFNLKLLSGIAATIFYLIRRNMLQTIVFGMLVFTGLRLLHVFQ
- a CDS encoding phosphoglycerate kinase, with protein sequence MSAVLNFIRLQDLIDQNALQGKRVFIRADLNVPQDDSGKITEDTRIRASVPAIRAALAAGAAVMVTSHLGRPTEGEFKPADSLAPVAVRLSELLGQAVELKQDWIDGAGLESLAAGQVVLLENVRVNKGEKKNSDELAQKMAKLCDIYVNDAFGTAHRAEASTHGIAKFAPVACAGPLLAAELDALGKALHAPARPLLAIVAGSKVSSKLTILKALSDKVDNLIVGGGIANTFMKAVGLNVGKSLVEAELVDEAKAIIEIMAQRGAQVPIPVDVVCAKEFSPTATATVKDVADVADDDMILDIGPKTAALLAEQIGAAGTIVWNGPVGVFEFDQFGHGTKTLALAIAESKAFSIAGGGDTLAAIAKYDITDKISYISTGGGAFLEFLEGKTLPAVEVLVQRAG